In the Ruminococcus sp. OA3 genome, one interval contains:
- a CDS encoding isoprenylcysteine carboxylmethyltransferase family protein gives MNGFLLLIPFLLIRFGLLSAFNRGAVKRAAYFPPLTGNEIFAYGVYQISNAAIFVYLCCLDVMIERSWLFFAGLFVYVLGLVLCAVSMKNFASPSREGLNVTGIYRFSRNPMYLSYDMLFTGCALLTRSLLLYGLVVIFQISSHWIILSEERWCIGKFGDAYREYMKEVRRYI, from the coding sequence ATGAATGGCTTTTTATTGTTGATTCCTTTTTTGCTGATAAGATTCGGATTATTGTCAGCTTTTAACAGAGGTGCCGTAAAGCGGGCAGCGTATTTTCCTCCGCTGACGGGAAATGAGATATTTGCATACGGGGTATATCAGATTTCGAATGCGGCGATATTTGTGTACTTATGTTGCCTTGATGTAATGATAGAACGATCATGGCTGTTCTTTGCCGGATTATTTGTCTATGTATTGGGACTGGTACTCTGTGCAGTTTCAATGAAGAATTTTGCATCCCCTTCACGTGAGGGGTTAAATGTAACCGGAATCTACCGTTTTTCCCGGAATCCCATGTATTTGTCATATGATATGCTTTTTACAGGATGTGCACTGCTGACACGGTCGCTGTTATTATATGGCTTAGTTGTGATATTTCAGATTTCATCACACTGGATAATCCTTTCGGAAGAACGGTGGTGTATCGGGAAATTTGGAGACGCATACAGGGAATACATGAAAGAGGTCAGGCGGTATATTTAG
- a CDS encoding DUF3795 domain-containing protein — translation MKMPEKTEPAMFAPCGMNCMVCYKHCYHKKSCAGCLNCDKGKPEHCQKCRIKDCVKEKGITYCCECTEFPCKQIKSLEKSYNTRYHTSLVENSRAVQKYGIEEFLEQQRNEYTCPKCGGIISLHDRECSECQHKIPQGGRKI, via the coding sequence ATGAAAATGCCGGAAAAAACAGAGCCTGCCATGTTTGCCCCATGCGGAATGAACTGCATGGTGTGCTATAAGCACTGTTACCACAAAAAAAGCTGTGCAGGCTGTCTGAATTGCGATAAAGGAAAGCCGGAACACTGCCAGAAGTGCCGGATAAAGGACTGTGTCAAAGAGAAAGGCATTACATATTGCTGCGAGTGCACAGAGTTTCCCTGTAAGCAGATAAAATCATTGGAAAAAAGTTATAACACTCGTTATCATACAAGCCTCGTGGAAAACAGCAGAGCGGTTCAGAAATATGGGATAGAAGAATTTCTGGAACAACAGCGGAATGAATACACGTGTCCAAAATGCGGCGGAATTATTTCACTCCACGACAGAGAATGCAGTGAGTGTCAGCATAAAATACCACAGGGGGGCAGAAAGATTTAA
- a CDS encoding DUF1801 domain-containing protein: METLRKIILECSPDITEKISWGMATFVLNGNLVHFSGEKKHMGFHPAPSAINAFKDRLGDYRHSKGTIQLPYSRPMPYDLLREIIMFRVQEQMGDG; this comes from the coding sequence ATGGAGACGTTGCGAAAAATCATTTTGGAGTGCTCACCTGATATAACAGAGAAGATTTCATGGGGAATGGCAACTTTTGTACTCAATGGCAACCTTGTTCATTTTTCGGGAGAAAAGAAACACATGGGATTCCACCCTGCTCCGAGTGCAATAAATGCATTTAAAGACAGACTGGGGGACTATAGACATTCTAAAGGTACGATACAGCTGCCGTACAGCAGACCAATGCCGTATGATCTGCTCAGGGAGATAATCATGTTCCGGGTTCAGGAACAGATGGGAGATGGATAA